The following are from one region of the Acipenser ruthenus chromosome 19, fAciRut3.2 maternal haplotype, whole genome shotgun sequence genome:
- the LOC117424150 gene encoding trace amine-associated receptor 13c-like: MPTLLSNLTEGSGWLVDPTGDPNFTAAGQTGVPLAPICTLCCCGLLNRTLAMVFMVSLAFAIVLGNAITLTVFLQTRQFRTPQGYLKMSLALADMMVGMLVAPFSIYTEITLMVTSSPPAWYQGSRGVSSGGLLGPWQPCKLIGPVFAGCTFVSISTIFLMTVERSVAILKPLHKDAVVTRHRTLLLITLSWVASFLLAMAPLILSDAFTLEYNECSRMCNYAPLWRDGPPPPNGNIMLLFPAFDFTLLGGTLVVNILSFSSIRRYSRKRKMLAEGGSGGDIQNGCTHRPSFSDIKAAKTIGILTFAFTASFTPIAAFVLGNVVGYQWCNFSFFAFWILTSNSCCNVIIYSVRDQRFRKGVTLLFCRGPAPPPGGEELKLPGGFRGLPAKSIQG, encoded by the exons ATGCCAACCCTCCTCAGTAACCTGACTGAGGGGTCTGGGTGGCTGGTCGACCCCACAGGGGACCCCAACTTCACAGCAGCAGGTCAGACTGGGGTCCCCCTGGCCCCAATCTGCACGTTATGCTGCTGCGGCCTGCTAAACCGCACTCTGGCCATGGTCTTCATGGTCAGCCTGGCGTTCGCTATTGTCCTCGGCAACGCTATCACGCTCACCGTCTTCCTACAGACCCGGCAGTTCCGCACGCCGCAAGGATACCTAAAAA TGTCTCTGGCGCTGGCAGACATGATGGTTGGCATGCTGGTGGCGCCCTTCTCCATCTACACAGAGATCACACTGATGGTGACCAGCTCTCCGCCGGCGTGGTACCAGGGGAGTAGGGGGGTCTCCTCAGGGGGCCTCCTGGGTCCCTGGCAGCCCTGCAAGCTGATTGGGCCTGTGTTTGCTGGCTGTACCTTTGTGTCCATCAGCACCATCTTTCTGATGACTGTGGAGCGCAGCGTGGCCATCCTCAAGCCGCTGCACAAGGATGCTGTGGTGACACGCCACCGCACCCTGCTCCTCATCACCCTCTCCTGGGTGGCCAGCTTCCTGCTGGCCATGGCCCCTCTGATCCTCAGTGATGCCTTCACCCTGGAATACAATGAGTGCAGCCGCATGTGCAACTACGCCCCCTTGTGGAGAGATGGGCCGCCACCACCAAATGGGAATATCATGCTGCTCTTCCCAGCGTTTGACTTCACCTTGTTGGGGGGGACCCTGGTGGTCAACATCCTCTCGTTCTCCAGCATCAGACGGTACTCCCGCAAGCGCAAGATGCTTGCAGAAGGGGGTTCAGGGGGGGACATTCAAAATGGGTGCACGCACAGACCCTCGTTCTCGGACATCAAAGCGGCCAAGACAATTGGCATCCTGACATTTGCTTTCACGGCCTCCTTCACCCCCATCGCTGCTTTCGTGTTGGGCAACGTTGTGGGATACCAGTGGTGCAACTTCTCCTTCTTTGCCTTCTGGATCCTGACCTCAAACAGCTGCTGCAACGTCATCATCTACAGCGTGCGGGACCAGCGATTCCGCAAAGGCGTGACGCTGCTCTTCTGCAGAGGCCCTGCACCACCCCCTGGGGGAGAAGAGTTGAAACTCCCAGGGGGCTTTCGAGGGCTGCCTGCAAAAAGCattcaggggtag